A DNA window from Tissierellales bacterium contains the following coding sequences:
- a CDS encoding OmpA family protein — translation MSRYKLTKAGYLVIIVLILSVGTGIYFLVGSRNNVHKDTSEIADKQLENKVEDLKSDVKMQEIEKLNTTIEQQKDMIEELNNKLQNKEEKLKQMEDVIKQSSTSIYFKPNAFKLEDRAKKDVIKFIEKASVLDSDIKIVVVGNVFSPKGKETQNYGLLFSLKRAESVASYLVEMGIDEERLEIIGKGAADSYYYDDNFKSAELSRRVNLYFE, via the coding sequence ATGAGTAGATATAAATTAACTAAGGCGGGGTATTTAGTAATTATTGTATTGATTTTGAGTGTTGGTACAGGTATTTACTTTTTAGTGGGATCTAGAAATAATGTTCATAAAGACACTTCAGAAATCGCTGATAAACAGCTAGAAAACAAGGTTGAAGATTTAAAGTCGGACGTAAAAATGCAAGAAATAGAAAAGCTAAATACTACCATAGAACAACAGAAAGATATGATTGAAGAATTAAATAACAAATTGCAAAATAAAGAAGAAAAACTAAAACAAATGGAGGATGTTATAAAACAATCCTCTACTTCTATTTATTTTAAACCAAATGCTTTCAAGCTTGAGGATAGAGCCAAAAAGGATGTTATAAAATTTATAGAGAAAGCTAGTGTTTTAGACTCTGATATAAAGATAGTAGTAGTAGGAAATGTATTTTCGCCAAAGGGAAAAGAGACTCAAAATTACGGATTATTATTTTCTTTGAAAAGAGCGGAATCTGTTGCATCATATCTAGTAGAAATGGGTATAGATGAAGAAAGACTTGAAATTATAGGCAAGGGCGCGGCAGATAGCTATTATTATGATGATAATTTTAAATCAGCAGAATTATCGAGGAGAGTAAATCTTTATTTTGAGTAA
- a CDS encoding ribbon-helix-helix domain-containing protein produces MRKEKRCKVENDFIEWYCSNKVEASEVEEHNSYHNLQEFIHKRNASEAWRNLIKEEKVFFEKYGYIDVVYNQKTDTYQRKKVRGRPKKSNPKSNRVTIRLSDEDLKIVDNYCRVNKIKDRSEALREAIRLLGVE; encoded by the coding sequence ATGAGGAAAGAAAAGCGCTGCAAAGTGGAAAATGATTTCATTGAGTGGTATTGTAGTAATAAGGTAGAAGCGTCAGAAGTTGAAGAACATAATAGTTACCATAATTTACAAGAATTTATACATAAGCGAAATGCGAGTGAGGCTTGGAGAAATTTAATAAAAGAAGAAAAAGTATTTTTTGAAAAATATGGGTATATTGATGTTGTATACAACCAAAAGACAGACACATATCAGAGAAAAAAGGTTCGTGGAAGACCAAAAAAATCTAATCCAAAATCTAACAGAGTTACCATCAGATTGAGTGATGAAGATTTGAAAATTGTCGATAATTATTGTAGAGTAAATAAGATAAAAGATCGTTCGGAGGCACTTAGAGAGGCGATAAGACTTTTAGGAGTTGAATAA